Within Acomys russatus chromosome 7, mAcoRus1.1, whole genome shotgun sequence, the genomic segment TGCTGCTCTGAGAGAAAGGTGACATAGTCAATGAAAGACTCTGACTAATAAGCTGCAGAGGTCTGACTCTTTCCTGGTGCTCAAGATGTCGAAGCCAGGACGTTTTTGGGGTCCTCTGGAGTGAAATTCCAAATTTCCCTGGGTATCCCAGTAGGAGCTGTGATCAACTGTGCTGACAATACAGGAGCCAAAAATTTGTATATCATCTCTGTGAAGGGAATCAAAGGACAGCTGGACAGGCTTCATGCAGCTGGTGTGGGCGATTTGGTGATGGCCACAGTTAAGAAGGGCAAACCAGAGTTAAGGAAAATGGTCCATCCCGCTGTGATAATTCGACAATGAAAGTCATATCAAAGAAAAGATGGGGGTGTTTCTTTATTCTGAAGATAATGCAGGGGTCACAGTAAACAATAAAGGCGAGATGAAAGGTTCTGCGATCACAGGTCCAGGTGCAAAGGAGTATGCAGACTTGCGGCCCAAGATTGCAGCCAATGCAGGCAGCATCGCATGATTCTCTGGTGTACTtgtaaaatatattcacaaaagagtctttgctctaaaaaaaaaaaaaagctgcagagACCAAGAGAAACAAGATGGCATTAAAAGCTACTCAgctaggagagatggctcagaggttaagagcactgattgcttttccaagggtcccaagttcaatacccagcaaccacatattggctcacaaccatctataatgtgatctgatgccctcttctggcctgcaggtatatatgcaaacaaagcactgtatatataatcataaataaataaatatattttttaaaaaagctactCAGCTAGACACCATGTTGCAAACCTGTAATTTGAACTGCTTAGGAGGCTGAAGGGTTGCAAGTTCAAGCCCAACCTAGGTACATTAGTGAGTTTCTGTTTCAGAgcaaaaagaataagaagtagTAATGCATCTAAATGAATAGAGTGCTTACGCTCATGCAGAAGACCTATGTTTAACCTTCAGTATGCCGCCTACAACAGTAGTCATTTTCCAAGTTGATATACATGAATGGCTCGTGATCAGAGGCCATAAACACTGACTCTAGCCATTATGCTATATACTTCATAAGCAGGAAGACTTCTGTGACTTTGTTAATCATTTATACcaaaagcatagaaaaataaccttatttgaaTAAAATACTCAGTAAATTACTGAATGCTAATTGAATCAATTGATATAATGTTTGAAACCTCCAGGTCAAATCAATACTAAGTCACAGGTCTAATGTATTAATCCATTCGTTGTATTAGTCTTATCAGTTACCTAGAGTTAACTATGGGCCAGGAGTACAATTCTGGTTGATGTACATTTCTAACCTATGTGTATCATTCAGATTCTCATTGATGTAACAAAACATCTGAACAAGCTGAAGGGATCAGTATTTCTTTGAATATTTGAGAGATTTTAGTTCACGGTGGCCCAGTTGATTCTCAGCCTGGGCAAGGTGAAGCAGAAAATCATGTTAATGGGAAGCATGGGCTGGCTCACCTCGTGAGAGACAGGAAATGAGGGACAAAAAAGGAGGAGAGATAAAGTGTAGCCCCCAAGACCAATATGATGACCAACTTCCTCCAATAGGACCCCACCTGTGAAATCTTCTACCATCTTCCAATAATGCCACCAACTCTCCAAGAGATTTGGTACCTGAAAAATACCTTCCAGAGCAGGTGTATAATGTCACCTGAAATTGATTTGGGGCATCTGGCTAATTGGTAAGTGTTTTGAGTTCTGGGAATAAtaacaatgaaattaaaaagtaaaaatactaaCAGTAAAAGCATTTGGCAACATAGCCAAATACCATATGGCACCTAACCTTCTATTATA encodes:
- the LOC127192347 gene encoding LOW QUALITY PROTEIN: 60S ribosomal protein L23-like (The sequence of the model RefSeq protein was modified relative to this genomic sequence to represent the inferred CDS: deleted 1 base in 1 codon; substituted 1 base at 1 genomic stop codon) translates to MEKDNDGSDDCSHDNCRAEPPDVEARTFLGSSGVKFQISLGIPVGAVINCADNTGAKNLYIISVKGIKGQLDRLHAAGVGDLVMATVKKGKPELRKMVHPAVIIRQXKSYQRKDGVFLYSEDNAGVTVNNKGEMKGSAITGPGAKEYADLRPKIAANAGSIA